In Brassica napus cultivar Da-Ae chromosome C2, Da-Ae, whole genome shotgun sequence, the sequence TGAAGGAGTTGAGGCAATTATTGGCGGGAACTCGTTGCTTGAGACGAAGCTTTTGGCGGAGATTGGAGAGAAATCTAGAATTCCTGTGATTTCACTTAACTCTCCGGTTTCATTGTCATTGAGCAAATACAGTCATTTGATCCAAGCGACGTATGATTCATCCTCCGAGGCAAAGGGCATTACAGCTTTCATCCATGAGTTTGATTGGAAGAGTGTTGCTCTTGttcatgaagatgaagatgactGGAGAGAGAGCATGCAGCTCCTGGTGGACCATTTCCATGAAAAGGGCGTCCGTATACAGTCCAAGGTTGGTTTTACAGCCTCTTCAAGCAAGGAGTTGATGATGGAGCGTttaaggaagctgaagaaatTGGGAACCAGCGTCTTTGTGGTGCACATGTCTGAGCTTGTTGCAACTCATCTCTTCCCATGTGCGGGGAAGTTAGGGATGATGAGTGAAGGGTTTGCTTGGATCCTCACTGTTAAAAGCATGAACAGTTTTAATCAAAACCTTGACGATTTTTCAAAACAGGCAATGGAAGGTGTGGTTGGTTTCAGGTCTTACATCCCAATGTCAAAAGAGCTTCACAATTTCACTTCTAAATGGAGAAAATCACTTCCTGTTGAAGAAGATTCTGGGTCTGAGATAGCTCGGCTGAGCATCTCTGGTGTATGGGCTCACGATGTAGCCTGGGCACTGGCGAGAGCAGCGGAGTTTTCAAGGATGTCAAATGTATCATCAACTCTTCTTGAGGCTATCACAGAGTGTAGGTTTAAAGGTTTAAGTGGTGACTTCCGTATCAAGCATAAGAAGTTGTTGTCCAACAAGTTTGAGATTGCGAATTTGATAGGATCAGGCGAGAGAAGAGTGGGATTCTGGAATTCTAATGGTAGTTTCAGCAACAAGCTGGAGACCATATTCTGGCCCGGTGGGACTATCCAAAATCCGCAAGGGCGCGAACTAGGAGAAAGCAAGAGAAAAATGCTCAGGGTTTTGGTTACATCTAGCAACAGATTCCCAAAACTGGTGAACGTGACGACTGatccaagaacaaaaaaaataactgcCGATGGGTTCTGCTTAGAAGTCTTCAAGGCTTCCATTGGCCCTTTCAACTATGATTTGGAGTTCATACTTTGGACTGGTGGTCCTAACTACGACAATCTTGCACTAGCACTTAGTACCCAGGTACTAACCTTTGCTCAATttataattacaaatattttttcatcTATGTAGAGTGTGTGGAAACTCAACCACCTCATTGATCCCACAGAAAGACAAATATGATGCGGCCGTGGGAGATATTACAATCACTTCCAATAGATCAAATTATGTTGATTTTTCTATTCCATTCACTGAACTGGGTCTAGGAATGGTAGCACCAAAGCAAAGTAGTATGTGGGTGTTCTTTCAACCTCTTACACTAGACCTTTGGATGACAAGTGCAGCTTTCTTTGTCTTGACGGGGACTATAGTTTGGTTGATAGAAAGACCTGAGAACACTGAGTTCCAGGGATCTTGGTCACAGCAGATTGGAGTTATGCTTTGGTTTGGCTTCTCTACCCTTGTTTATGCTCACAGTAAGTACATCTTTTCACATTAATTCTTATATGCCAATAATTATTAAAGTTGGGTATGTCTTTGATTTGCAACTCAAAATTTAATTGGCAATAAGTAAATtgaccttatatatatattatgttgagATTTCTAAATGGATCTCACTTTAACAATGGTAGTGACCTTTTAGACCACCCTATTTAGATcaacaaaaaaactttaaacCATGTTAAATTTAGACTTATCATATGCttaacttaaaatcaattggcaATGAATGGATTGACACAAACCTGTATATATGtattagtttattaattattcaACTATTGATGTGGAACTT encodes:
- the LOC106379884 gene encoding glutamate receptor 1.2-like, translated to MSPKIKVIFVFLIRFSVPRLRNFYLFAIDLLQTEGVEAIIGGNSLLETKLLAEIGEKSRIPVISLNSPVSLSLSKYSHLIQATYDSSSEAKGITAFIHEFDWKSVALVHEDEDDWRESMQLLVDHFHEKGVRIQSKVGFTASSSKELMMERLRKLKKLGTSVFVVHMSELVATHLFPCAGKLGMMSEGFAWILTVKSMNSFNQNLDDFSKQAMEGVVGFRSYIPMSKELHNFTSKWRKSLPVEEDSGSEIARLSISGVWAHDVAWALARAAEFSRMSNVSSTLLEAITECRFKGLSGDFRIKHKKLLSNKFEIANLIGSGERRVGFWNSNGSFSNKLETIFWPGGTIQNPQGRELGESKRKMLRVLVTSSNRFPKLVNVTTDPRTKKITADGFCLEVFKASIGPFNYDLEFILWTGGPNYDNLALALSTQKDKYDAAVGDITITSNRSNYVDFSIPFTELGLGMVAPKQSSMWVFFQPLTLDLWMTSAAFFVLTGTIVWLIERPENTEFQGSWSQQIGVMLWFGFSTLVYAHREKLKHNLSRFVVMVWVFAVLILTTSYTATLTSMMTVQQIRFNTNKDFVGHLSGSLIANATLKSSEIKAMNTKGLNTSEDYAKALLNSTVAFIIDELPYLSVLLGENPGRFLMIKPQVTTNGFGFMFQKGDELVHNVSKEISELRTKGRLNEMAKRWFENRFPYTIDDTPDPIDLYRFRGLFMITGGSSALALAVILIIWLRDTWEDLMNSINIFLAGGFIHFKILFARTNHFARTVPPSPVDEPIGENAVQMAQRNIQ